CCTCAACCCAGCTGACTGAATAGACCCCTTTTCACCAAGGGCACCCCCAAAATAAAGCTGAGTTGCTGACCCTAAGAAGGGAGGTGAGACATGCCTTGTCATGCCCCTTTTACTTCTAAAAGATAACTCATTAGCAGGCCGAAGCTACTCAAGACAAAGCTTAAACCATCCACACCTGAaggtcatcaatttacttaacaaatacaCTTGACTCTGCTTATATGTCTTGTACATATCTGGCaccttgtctctgattaacaggcTTCCTTAcattaacttaaaacattccaggcctttagacaaagcttcatttctttaaccaatcagaaatcaaataattttttttcttttctttttttttgagacagagtctcactacgttgcccttggtagagtgctgtggcatcacagctcacagcaacctctaactcttgggcttaaggaattctcttgcctcagcctcccaagtagctgggactataggcgtccaccaaaacgcccagctatttttctttccttgcagttgtcattgtttagctggcctggattgggttggaacccaccagccttggtgtatgtggctggtgccgtaaccattgtgctacggacGCTGAGCCACAGGTCAAAGAAGAATCTTTAaatccacctataacctgtaatttCCCACTTGAAGACGTCCTGCCTTTTTGAGATGTCCTGCTTTATACACTTTCTATAATTAATTATAACTAAttctatttaattattattaatttatgtcttcataaGTATTTCTTGTTTCcgtaaaatgtataaaatcaaactaTAACCCACCCACAGTCAGTTAACTTGCTCagggcttcttgggtgtggcacTCCGGGACATTGTTGCACATATTTGGCtcaaaataaacttctttaaattgttttacagAGTTTTCAATTATTTACATTGAAATAATCAAGTCTTAGACCACAGATAAATAAATGGGTTCAAAGAAATGCAGTGGGAACCCCTTGGAAATTTTTCTCAGGGTGTATATGAAGAAGTCTGTATGTGTGCAAGTGTGGTGGGTGGTGGACCTGGCATTGCTGGGTTGGGGTAAACAATGTGAATTTCTAAGCTTCATAAACATCTCTGACTGGAAAGGTAGCACCATCCTTGGCTTTTCCATCCTCCAAGCAGATCTCATGGGAGCCCTTGAGAATCACTGAAGCTATTTGATGGCTGAAGAATGGAAAGGGTATAAAAGACCCCAGAAGGTTCCACTCGACTTAATAAAAGAGTCATTCTTCTTCCTGTTTGTCCCCTTTTGGTTTAAAAAGCTATAGCTGCTATTTTGcaaatttcttattttccttttaatttctttatagtttATGACTTGCCTGAATTTTCCATGAATAGTTTACACGTTGAGGGACACAGTGTTTTAAGTCCTATGATTCTCTTGTGCCTAAACTAAGTTTCTAAATTATGTCATATGCTGAGAACTGTAGCCAGGAGTCAAAACTTGGCAGTTAAAATTTGGAGTCAGTACAATTTTTCTACTGTTCCTTGGAATCACTCAATATGACCTCTtgatgggtgggtggggggctttttctctctttctagttGCTAGGGATTTCAAAGTTGGAGGCCAGAGAAATACAGAACTGAAGATGTGACTTTATTAGGaaaatgtgtgattttatttctacatatttcagatgtgggctattttttatgtgtgtgacCAATGAGAAGctatattaaggaaaaaaattttctacATATGaacatgtgctttttaaaaaaactgtttgctttaaaacataaaaagtttATTGTCTTTATATAGTAGATTATAGTGCCTTTTGTTACTGAATAGAAAGTTCTCAATGGAAGGTGAATCACAAAGAAGGCAAggaatagaatttcttttttgaaaaaagtccttttgtttgatgtttttattGTAATGGAATTAAGCTTATGATTATTACAGTATACTGTGCTTGAAACATTCATCAGTATTGCATGgattagtagagatgggaaaatctcttaataaaaacatttgttgaTAGAATATCATAGTAAAAGCAAACCTCCAAATAACTGTTTGTAGACCCTAAGAGTATAAGCACATTCATTTGGGAGGAGATAATCAGTCTTTCCgttcacatatattattttttattttcttatcatatCTTTTCAAAATAGAGACATTCAACAGTAGTTAGAACGGTCATCtcccaatatttaaaaaaaactgcacccccaatgaatgaacaaaataaagagcAGTGACCTAGAGATCAGCTGAGTAAGCAAGCCTTAAGTGGTGGGGTCTTCTAATTTCAAAGCCATATGTCTTTGACTTGTATCATCATTTTAGTggaaaacataatttaatttgGGTGAAATGAGATTCACCTCCTGACAGATTTAGTAGCAGCATTCACTTAATTTTACATTCTTCTTTTGTGAAGGTGAAGACAATGAATGGTGACAAGATCAATGGGATTCCAGCTCCCAGAGCAGATGGAGTGATGATATGTCAGGACAAAAACACCTATATTTTGATTTACAAAGCTAATGGTAGTTTTAAACCTGCAACTTAGTTACAGACCAACTGCCCCTCAGTCTTATCAAacagaaagaatacaaaaatatttcataataagaaCACAGTCTAAGTGTATCCTAAATAAAAGCACTGAAAAATATCTTGCTAAAGGGAGTTCAGCATGGAAAAGTTGCTACCAAAGttaaacatttctcttttatgtAAACTATACTCAAAAATAGCTTTATGAAACTGATTTCTGGCTAAAAGTATCAAAGGACTTACTAGTCAAGAAACAAATATCTTAACTGACAAAGCtggatagaaaagaaataaataagttccCTACCCCAAAGGTTCAGGCTTATTAAGATTTCTGCGTTATTATGGATTTCATCATTAATATATCCCTTAAAGTCAGAATGTGTTAATCAGGGAATTAATTATTGCTCAAgtaatttccaaagaaaaaaagaaaaaaaaaaacccacaacaaatGAAACCTGACATAATCTGATCCAATGTGTCAATTTACAGTTTTAAGGTCATTTTACAAAATACCTATATTTCCATAACAGGCTCATGGTACCATTTTCAGACAAATGATCTTTTAATTTATCCTGTTATGCTATAAATGAGTAAATCACACTATTTAAAGAATTATCATCAATAACTTTTCCTTTATCTTgggtaagagaaaaagaaaagagcattcAAATAAGATGGAGAGGAAGCTCAAGCACTCAGATACCTTAGAGAAGCAGGTGGGGGTCGGGTGGAATTAGCAATTGCTGAACCTCACACAGTGTGACCTGGAGCTCTGCTTATAGCCATTTCACAAGtattttcaaggaaaatattttgtagtCAGACCCTTTAACTCTTTCATTCGTAATCACAAATTAGTCACTGTTAAGTCAACAAGCAAGAGTCACAATATGAAGTTCTGATGATAGCAGTACTAAATGTTGTGCCTGCAAgtcattaaaaaaacagaaaaatgaagaaatgcctTTCCTCTTCagataaaaaattactttaaaataaaaatattgagaaaagtTATAACACTAAATCTAAATTGGCTGGTAAATAGCTTGAAagagtctttaaaaaattagggAGATTTGCATTTCATAGTGAGTCAGcaagatattttgttgttgttgttgtttaaaacaATATCATTTCCTCACAGAAAGgaatagtttttagtttttaacaaacttgTAAACAAAAATCTCCCATTTCAAAATAAGGACAAAATCCCAGCTCATATTGATGTGTACAGCGATTAAATTTATCTAAGCAATGTATATGTCCAGTTGTAAGATGTTAACTAAATTGTGACAAATGtgctattttagaaaataataagaacaTGATAAAGCTAATGTGGAATCCTAAGGATAATCTAGTAGTCATTAAGTTTTTCTGAAGTATTCATAGGTAAGTAGGCAGTCTTTCATATGCTCACAGACTGGAATCTTCTGTTGCTACTATAATCAGCTGGTTTGCAAACAAGAAACCCAACAATTTTAAGAATGTCATAAGTGAACAACTTGCAAACCCCAGAAAAGGAAAAACCCCCAAAATGCACAATTGTGAGCATTTACAACCTTCACAACTGTGGCTGAAGACTGTTCGTGTCATTCTTCTGAAATGAAATCTCAAAGCAGTCTAGGACAAAATAAAAGGTTTTAACAAAAAGTTGGCATATGCATAATTTCTCTGCTAAATTTGTGTGTGTCTActatttaacatttccacttgaaaaAATGCAATAGAAGACCAGACACCATTTTTCACTACCTCCGTTAATATTCACAATTATAGCGGCTACAACTTGGATACAGATCACTAATGCTGTCCAGAGTTGGTTTATACtggaattaagatttttttttacacCACGTAAATGGTTGTCCACAGCCACTGGCTCGTGTACATATGAAGTGAAATTTCTAGATGTGAGGAGAAACAAATCCTGCTCTGCTCTCTGTTGTTCCTCAATTCATACTTAGTAAGCTTTTGGGTTACTCTTGGTTTTGTCGGGTTGCTTGCCTGTGGCGGTTTGGGTCTGCTGGACCTGCCCACTGGTAGAGGCTGCCCCCTGTGCTGATTTCTGCTTCAACAGTGTCCAATCAAACGTGTAGTCATATTGGTGGTTAAGGGACCTGAAAAGAATGCGGAATAGCTGCCTTACATACATGTAATCCGGAATTTCCTCAAAGCGCAGCCCACGACAGTAGTTTAAGTACATGGCAAACTCTGCAGGAAACCCCTTACACAAAACTTCAACAGGAGTGGACATTTTCTTTTCActaatcttttcatatttttgtttttttgttagaGCCTTTAATCCTTGCCAAGGCAGGGTGGTTctgttaaaatacattaaaacataGCCTAATGACTCCATGTCATCTCGGCGACTCTGCTCAATACCCAGATGTGCGTTGATGCTAGCATATCGGACAGTGCCAGTGAGGTGTTTATCTTCTCTATATGGTATGTGTTGCCTGGTCCTGTTGTCTCTGTACTTTTTGGCCAAACCAAAATCAATCAGGAACAATTTATTACAGTGACGCCCAGTACCCATCAGGAAGTTGTCTGGTTTAATGTCTCTGTGTAGAAAGTTCTTCGTATGCACATATTCAATTCTACTGATCATCTGGTCAGCTAACATAAGTACAGTTTTCATTGTGAACCTTCTGGAACAGAAGTTAAATAGGTCTTCGAGGCTGGGTCCCAGAAGATCCATGACTAGCATGTTGGTGTCTTTTTCCTGCCCATACCAGTGAATGTGGGGGATGCCAACCCCACCTTCGAGAATTGTGTAGAGTTTGCTCTCGTACAGCAACTGGGGATGCCTGGCCTTCTGGGATTCCAGCTTCACTGCCACTTCCTCGCCGTTGGCGGTGTTCACGGCCAGATAAACCTCTCCGAAGGAGCCAGACCCGATCTTCCGTACCAGTTTGTATTTCCCTCCCCCAATGATGTCGGCCTTGGCGACGCCGAGGGCGCTCGCCATCCCGAGCTGGTGAGACGGAGGCCGGGGCCGGGACACGTCGGAGCGGGGCGAGGAGGCCTGTGCGGCTGGTGAGCAGGCGCGGCGGCGGCGACAGAGGCGGAGGGCGCGGGAGACGCGGCGCCGGTTCCGGCGTTACCCCGCCGGGAGTCAGCCCCGGCGGACCCGCTCGCCAACGCAGGACCAGGCTTCGTCTTGTCAGGCCGCAGCGTGCGAGGGACTCGCCCGGGTTCTGGGCTGGGCCTCTTGTTTCTAGGCGGTCTTCTCAGCTTTGCTTTCGCGGCTACGTCGCGGGCTGGAAAAGGGACGCGGCGGGCCGGAGCTGTGATACCGCGGCCACCGGCTCCCCCGCGCGGGGACCGGTCACCCCGCCCGCGCCGCCATCTTGTTACTGGGCTCTGACCAACGCCAAACGGAGCATCTGTGGAGAAGCTGTTAACGTCCGGGGACGCTGTTTAGGGCGCCGCTCAGTTTATCCCATTCGACCGTACCGTAATCCCTTGAGGCAGCTGttattttctctgctttgttGGGTAAGAAAAGTTTAGGTCTCCAGTGAGAGGCCTGAAGTGTCTCAGGTTGTGGGAGCGCTGGGAAGCAAACCTGCGTGGACTTCACCTACCTGTAAACTTGGGTTCTTTCCACCTCACCCTGCAGAAATGGGAATCCTAGGGGGCTCTGATGaagattttcttgttttcagGCCCAATGTCGGCCCCCACTCCCCGTTTCCCTAGCCCTCCTCTCGGCTTGGTTTCACGTGTCTTAGGCCCGTTTGCTGCCACCTTAGAGGTTACTATTTCTGTTGGATTTGGTCAAGCGTTGTTTACTGCTAGTTGAATTGAGatgccatttttttatttttcaaagctacccctttaaacttctttttcgTAGAATACTTTGAGTGGAAATAGGATTCCACAGACAAGTTTTGGTAAAATTTACTAAACAAAAGATTCAAGTCAAATTTAACCAAAGTATGGCGGGAAAACAGACTCAGGAAGTTCTCAGCATTTTATCAGAGGAATTAGGACCTGGGGTAGCATGAAAATCTATCATTTTCAGATGTTTCCACcttcaatatttttatgaaagtaaAACTATTCACATTCTCCCTCTGTCAGATTATTATTTCCATTCCTAAATTTTCTGATCAGCAACTATTTTCGGTGAGAGAAGGAGCTTGTTTGAGGTATGGATGGGCGTAGAATGTTATAaagcactttaaaatattttattcaacctACATGTGTGAGGTGACTAGTGTAATCTATTACTCAACTTTACAGTAGGAACCATCTCCAAATCTTGGTGGCTTACAATAACAAAgtttatttgtcatttatttttttatataggcCATAGGTCAGCTGCACCTCTGGTTCCTGTGTAGTCTTCATTCTAGAATGCAGGCTGAAAGAGCAGGCTCCTTAGTAGATGCATGCTGTTCTTCTAACAAAGGTAAGTGACAAAAGTCACATTCCATGAGATAAAAGACATCACATGGCCCAGTCCAAAGTCAGTTGGGTGAAAATGTATATTCTTCCCCCAGGCAGATAGTAATATAATATACCTTCAGCAAGGTTTATTATTATGATTGTGCTTCtcatttcacagaagtggaatcaAGGTACAGAGAGGTTAGATTAATTGCTCCCGATACACTACTGATAATTGTCAGGCCAACTTGAAATTCAAGTCTGACCCAAGGCCTTTACTTTTTACATAATACCAATAAGAAGGGCATTtctttcatttactcattcatcttTGTGTCCAGAGAATAATTTTTCCTCCTAATAACCAGAAacaaaatttatgatttttaaccCAATTTCCTCTATGCTCCCTTTCAGTATTCcaatttgaaattcaaatgatCGCAATGTGAAAGAAGTCATTATTCAAAAAGTTGCATGAGGTGACTAGTGTAACGAAAGCTAAAATCTCTTTTTAACACTGGAACTAGAATTGCTTAATTgtagttcatttaaaaatttttctaaccCCCATATTATTTCTTTGACTCAATTAAAAGCATTGTCTGCAACATAAGACAAGTGTAATTTATACTTGGTTATGGGAGCCTTCACACTGGTTGGGAATTTTGTGAGCATCTCCAGAATGGGAAGGATTGCTAACTGAAGTGATGATAGGACCCTGAGTAGCTTCCAGTTTAGTCTCCTATGAATTGTCTATACCACAAGCCAATGGGGCTGCTGAATATTCACAGAACACATACATCTGGCACTTTCTCATCTCTGGGTCTTTCTTGGCTTAGGGTTTTTTCCCTCCAACTTGAAGTGCTTCTAGCCTGCTTTACTTTCCTGACATCACCCAAATCTAATCTTAATCGTCTTTCAGGGCTCCATCCTTAAATGCTTTTTGCTTCATGAAGCCTTTTCCAGTTTCCTTGACCGAATACGATTCTTCTTAAACTCAAATAATGCTTCACTTAGAATCTTG
The sequence above is a segment of the Nycticebus coucang isolate mNycCou1 chromosome 15, mNycCou1.pri, whole genome shotgun sequence genome. Coding sequences within it:
- the CSNK1A1L gene encoding casein kinase I, giving the protein MASALGVAKADIIGGGKYKLVRKIGSGSFGEVYLAVNTANGEEVAVKLESQKARHPQLLYESKLYTILEGGVGIPHIHWYGQEKDTNMLVMDLLGPSLEDLFNFCSRRFTMKTVLMLADQMISRIEYVHTKNFLHRDIKPDNFLMGTGRHCNKLFLIDFGLAKKYRDNRTRQHIPYREDKHLTGTVRYASINAHLGIEQSRRDDMESLGYVLMYFNRTTLPWQGLKALTKKQKYEKISEKKMSTPVEVLCKGFPAEFAMYLNYCRGLRFEEIPDYMYVRQLFRILFRSLNHQYDYTFDWTLLKQKSAQGAASTSGQVQQTQTATGKQPDKTKSNPKAY